The following coding sequences are from one Treponema bryantii window:
- a CDS encoding YifB family Mg chelatase-like AAA ATPase, which produces MQIYSFSPFGYEGALVTVEVDLRRGIPATDIVGLADGAVKESRERMQAAIRNSGFEYPGERVLISLSPADLKKEGAGFDLPVALGVLGAKAMEDGFSGFIDEPLLVMGELELSGRIRAVKGVHAAVSTAAASGIMRCIVPVQNADEAREIAGVQVYGADSLENAFRAMSDPSFYVARNMENGENMIPPGCIDQDGVFFPKIAPGYEFAELKGQKQLVRALQIAAAGGHNLIAMGAPGCGKTMAIQKFPAINPVLTTDEAQSVTRIWSLAGLIKPSEPLIRIPPFRIPHQTASIEGICGGGPTCRPGEISLAHNGVLFLDEAAEFRSSVLQMLRVPLENGTISLSRAGRTTVYPARFQLLMAVNPCPCGNYGSHSKICLCSLKSIDQYWKKFSAPLLDRVDIRVFVENKAEENCEPEERPGLTTTEEIRTGVARAIKAQRKRQGIKNAQLSPQEILDFCALDTEGRKSLDNATLRYGFSPRAIASCLKVARTIADIAAAKDIAKEHMDEAIDFHKLCSSLPPEL; this is translated from the coding sequence ATGCAGATTTATTCATTTTCACCCTTTGGTTACGAAGGGGCTCTGGTTACCGTGGAAGTTGATTTGCGGCGCGGTATTCCAGCCACGGATATTGTAGGTCTGGCGGACGGAGCTGTAAAGGAGTCGCGGGAGAGAATGCAGGCAGCAATCAGAAATTCGGGTTTTGAATATCCGGGAGAACGGGTGCTGATAAGCCTGTCTCCTGCAGATTTGAAAAAAGAAGGTGCCGGTTTTGATTTACCGGTGGCATTGGGAGTTCTTGGTGCTAAGGCAATGGAAGATGGTTTTAGTGGCTTTATTGATGAACCGCTGCTTGTAATGGGTGAACTGGAATTATCAGGAAGGATTCGGGCTGTAAAGGGTGTACACGCCGCGGTGTCTACGGCGGCGGCCAGTGGCATTATGCGATGTATAGTTCCTGTTCAGAATGCTGATGAAGCCCGAGAGATTGCAGGAGTTCAGGTTTATGGAGCAGATTCTCTGGAAAATGCTTTCCGCGCAATGAGCGACCCGTCATTTTATGTAGCAAGAAATATGGAAAATGGAGAAAATATGATTCCTCCGGGATGTATAGATCAGGACGGTGTTTTCTTTCCCAAAATTGCACCTGGGTATGAGTTTGCTGAACTAAAAGGTCAAAAGCAGCTGGTAAGAGCCCTTCAGATTGCAGCAGCAGGTGGACATAATCTGATTGCAATGGGAGCGCCCGGCTGTGGTAAAACAATGGCAATTCAGAAGTTTCCGGCTATAAATCCTGTACTTACAACTGATGAAGCACAATCAGTAACAAGAATCTGGTCTCTCGCGGGACTCATAAAACCAAGTGAACCACTGATCAGAATCCCACCTTTCAGAATTCCGCATCAAACAGCGTCCATAGAAGGTATCTGCGGCGGCGGCCCAACCTGCCGTCCCGGAGAAATATCGCTTGCACATAACGGAGTGCTGTTTCTCGATGAAGCCGCCGAGTTCCGCTCGTCTGTTTTACAGATGCTCCGCGTCCCCCTTGAAAACGGTACAATTTCTCTCAGCCGTGCGGGCCGTACTACAGTTTACCCAGCCCGCTTCCAGCTTTTAATGGCCGTGAACCCGTGCCCCTGCGGAAACTACGGTTCTCACTCTAAAATCTGCCTGTGCAGCCTGAAATCCATAGATCAGTACTGGAAAAAGTTTTCTGCACCGCTGCTGGACCGTGTAGACATTCGTGTTTTCGTAGAAAATAAAGCTGAAGAAAACTGCGAGCCGGAAGAACGCCCGGGCCTCACAACAACGGAAGAAATAAGAACAGGAGTAGCCCGCGCCATCAAAGCCCAGCGAAAACGCCAGGGCATAAAAAATGCCCAGCTCTCACCGCAGGAAATCCTAGACTTCTGCGCCCTGGACACCGAAGGCAGAAAATCTCTGGACAACGCCACCCTAAGATACGGCTTCTCCCCAAGAGCAATCGCCTCCTGCCTGAAAGTCGCCCGAACCATAGCCGACATCGCCGCCGCAAAGGACATCGCAAAAGAGCACATGGACGAAGCCATAGATTTCCATAAATTATGTTCTTCATTACCTCCGGAATTATAA
- a CDS encoding sigma-54-dependent transcriptional regulator: MPEVPDFVRLSLVTKRQDVINFVEAMCSDEMELTIVSAFSELNTSKTTLLLIDASLFNDFNPESLEYGKKYSSFSIFILPPDLSTHVLNYVETNFNYSLSFPINTDYFRAYCFHVINLVETSEKDYNFEKPLNQPVPASFDGLFAGNSNVMQKIRRQILEASCTKEPVLLLGETGTGKTTAAGLIHELSDRGGKEKVAVSVSTIVESLAESAFFGHKKGAFTNADYDHKGHFETADKNSLFVDELGLASLSLQSIFLTFLDTGNFKRIGENIERHADVRMIFATNANLGKMLKNGTFLDALFYRICDHIIRIPPLRSHKEDIREMVRVYLGDDIKITDEAMNRLEAYNWPGNVRELNKCLRDAVKNCNGSLITTDSIEFYDISFPQ, encoded by the coding sequence GTGCCCGAAGTTCCCGATTTTGTCAGATTGTCTTTAGTTACAAAACGACAGGATGTAATCAATTTCGTTGAAGCCATGTGCTCAGATGAAATGGAACTGACGATTGTTTCTGCTTTTTCTGAGCTGAATACTTCAAAAACCACACTTCTTCTTATTGATGCTTCTTTATTTAATGATTTCAATCCTGAAAGTCTGGAATATGGAAAAAAGTATTCCAGCTTTTCAATTTTTATTTTACCACCGGATCTTTCCACACATGTTCTGAATTATGTGGAAACCAACTTTAATTATTCACTTTCTTTTCCAATCAATACAGATTATTTCCGTGCTTATTGTTTTCATGTAATCAATTTAGTAGAGACTTCTGAAAAAGATTATAATTTTGAAAAGCCCTTAAATCAGCCTGTGCCGGCTTCTTTTGACGGATTATTTGCCGGTAATTCAAATGTAATGCAGAAAATCAGAAGACAGATACTGGAAGCATCCTGTACTAAAGAACCTGTGCTGCTTCTTGGTGAAACTGGAACTGGAAAAACTACAGCAGCTGGTTTAATTCACGAATTATCTGACAGGGGCGGAAAAGAAAAAGTTGCTGTAAGTGTTTCAACAATTGTCGAATCTCTGGCAGAAAGTGCTTTCTTTGGTCATAAAAAAGGTGCTTTTACAAATGCTGATTATGATCATAAAGGGCATTTTGAAACGGCGGATAAAAACTCTTTATTTGTTGATGAACTTGGGCTTGCTTCCCTTTCTTTGCAGTCTATATTTCTGACTTTCCTGGATACGGGAAATTTTAAAAGGATTGGTGAGAATATAGAACGGCATGCAGATGTCAGAATGATTTTTGCGACAAATGCAAATCTGGGAAAAATGCTAAAAAACGGGACTTTCCTGGATGCTTTGTTTTACCGTATCTGCGATCATATAATACGTATTCCGCCCTTGCGTTCACATAAGGAAGATATACGAGAAATGGTTCGCGTATATCTGGGTGATGATATCAAAATAACTGATGAAGCAATGAATCGTCTGGAAGCATACAACTGGCCGGGAAATGTTCGTGAGCTGAATAAATGTCTGCGAGATGCTGTCAAAAACTGTAATGGCAGCCTGATAACGACAGATTCAATTGAGTTTTATGATATCAGCTTTCCTCAATAA
- a CDS encoding MGH1-like glycoside hydrolase domain-containing protein, which yields MNKHDFPKIHFYDQDFVDIYNKTWSWVSSLWINPETGEQDSEGLFIYPEKDKLVINQFESIFSTFFLVYSNRNFDACKNIDYFYERQEASGAIRWKYDVKTNEPVLDKDNKEGVGLPLFAFAEYNLFHKSANKKRIKDVMPALQKYMSWLDEKFKKDNGLYSVPVSASSMTNSPREKVYYPVDFNACMAINASYMSALGDILNDKDISFQYRKMYFSIKTKINSLMWDNASGFYYDLDKDEKQVKVKTIASYWTMLAEIPNADKADLLVEHLNNPKTFGTDHPFPTLSVDNPNFSEDGNGYCGSVMPAFNFMVIKGLEKYAQYEFARECAIRHLYYVLEGLMPNENKQPGDLFEAYMPNKEGRAKINKKDYARSRYLLTAGLSTIALMIENVIGLSISLPRKTVDWIIPNLEIMGIENLSLKRNLITILSNKSSRGWEIQMESEKLYYFTINILDQKKKTLPIPSGKCSMLIDKL from the coding sequence GTGAATAAGCATGATTTTCCAAAAATCCATTTTTACGATCAGGATTTTGTAGACATTTATAATAAGACTTGGTCTTGGGTTTCTTCATTATGGATTAACCCGGAAACCGGAGAGCAGGACTCAGAGGGCTTATTTATTTATCCAGAAAAGGATAAGTTAGTTATCAATCAGTTCGAATCTATTTTCTCAACTTTCTTTCTTGTATATTCTAATAGAAATTTTGATGCATGTAAGAACATTGATTATTTTTATGAACGTCAGGAAGCTTCTGGAGCAATCCGCTGGAAGTATGATGTAAAAACAAATGAGCCTGTCCTCGATAAAGATAATAAAGAAGGAGTTGGTCTCCCTCTGTTTGCTTTTGCTGAATATAATCTTTTCCATAAATCAGCTAACAAAAAGCGCATTAAGGATGTAATGCCGGCTCTTCAGAAATATATGTCATGGCTTGATGAAAAATTCAAGAAAGACAACGGCCTTTATTCAGTTCCTGTAAGCGCATCTTCAATGACTAACTCACCACGTGAGAAAGTTTACTATCCTGTAGATTTCAACGCATGTATGGCTATCAATGCCTCTTATATGTCGGCTCTTGGTGATATTCTTAATGATAAAGATATCAGCTTCCAGTACCGCAAGATGTACTTCTCAATCAAAACAAAAATCAATTCTTTGATGTGGGATAATGCATCTGGTTTCTACTACGATCTTGATAAGGATGAAAAGCAGGTTAAGGTAAAGACAATTGCTTCTTACTGGACAATGCTTGCTGAAATCCCTAATGCTGATAAAGCTGACCTTCTTGTTGAACACTTAAACAATCCTAAGACTTTTGGTACAGACCATCCGTTCCCAACCCTCAGTGTTGATAACCCTAACTTCAGCGAAGACGGAAACGGTTACTGTGGTTCTGTAATGCCAGCCTTCAACTTTATGGTAATCAAAGGTCTTGAAAAATATGCTCAGTACGAGTTTGCCCGCGAGTGTGCAATCCGTCACCTTTACTACGTTCTTGAAGGTCTTATGCCTAATGAAAACAAGCAGCCTGGTGATCTCTTTGAAGCATATATGCCTAATAAAGAAGGCCGTGCAAAAATCAACAAAAAAGACTATGCACGTTCACGTTATCTTCTTACAGCAGGCCTTTCAACAATTGCTTTGATGATTGAAAACGTAATCGGACTTTCCATCAGCCTTCCTCGTAAGACTGTAGACTGGATTATTCCGAACCTTGAAATTATGGGTATAGAAAACCTTTCGCTTAAGCGCAACCTCATCACAATTCTGTCGAACAAGAGTTCGCGCGGCTGGGAAATCCAGATGGAAAGCGAAAAGCTCTACTACTTCACTATAAATATCCTCGATCAGAAGAAAAAGACTTTACCGATTCCAAGCGGTAAATGTTCAATGCTTATCGACAAGCTATAA
- the recQ gene encoding DNA helicase RecQ: protein MCYNNYVKIVATAFEHADPAIVLKTVFGYDSFRPLQKDIITNVLKGHDTLAVMPTGGGKSLCYQLPALILEGLTVVVSPLISLMQDQVSSLETAGIHSAFLNSSLSWEDYCRATDEIKSGEVKIVYVSPEGLATQRIRELLSSDTLKISCITIDEAHCVSQWGHDFRPDYLEIKTIRQLFPKAVMLALTATATEHVRMDICQNLGMKNPKIFISSFNRENIYLEVLPKRNAVELVINCIRKHAGESGIIYCTSRKQVDELAATLDKKGYSVLPYHAGLTDDVRAKNQELFIKDEVQIIVATIAFGMGINKPNVRYVINYDLPKSIEEYYQEIGRAGRDGLPSSALLLYSAQDIHKIRWFFKESVSPEKDEFLLQGMIKYATARGCRRKALLQYFGEVYEPVKDSTCCCDICSAGDIPLQDVTIPAQKLLCCIIRTNERFGAGYVTDVLLGSNNQRIIDNGHDKITTWGIGTEYNKSEWLELTDLLIDEGYIMKTGEYNVLEVTPLGKKFIAARTELKLPMKPEAMRVTKKAVSKVAAEKPAANDTQAEAIINNLKAWRKRKADDLNVPPYVIFGDKTLLDLAAKKPKNRQDLLNIYGIGRMKAEEFGRSILQIIEES from the coding sequence ATGTGCTATAATAATTATGTGAAAATCGTTGCAACCGCCTTTGAGCACGCCGATCCAGCCATAGTCTTAAAAACCGTTTTTGGCTATGACAGCTTCCGCCCGCTCCAGAAAGATATCATAACTAATGTACTGAAGGGTCATGACACCCTCGCCGTAATGCCGACAGGCGGCGGAAAGTCACTGTGCTATCAGCTGCCGGCCCTTATATTAGAAGGGCTCACTGTAGTTGTTTCACCACTCATCTCACTGATGCAGGATCAGGTCAGCTCCCTCGAAACAGCAGGAATTCATTCTGCCTTTCTTAACAGCTCACTCAGCTGGGAAGATTACTGCCGTGCTACAGACGAAATAAAATCCGGCGAAGTTAAAATTGTTTATGTTTCTCCAGAAGGACTTGCAACTCAACGAATTCGGGAACTGCTTTCAAGCGACACACTCAAAATCAGCTGCATTACAATTGATGAAGCACACTGCGTTTCACAATGGGGTCATGACTTCCGCCCGGATTATCTGGAAATCAAAACTATCCGCCAGTTGTTTCCAAAAGCCGTTATGCTGGCCCTTACCGCAACCGCAACGGAACATGTTCGTATGGATATATGCCAGAATCTTGGCATGAAGAATCCTAAAATCTTTATCTCCAGTTTTAACCGTGAAAATATTTATCTTGAAGTACTCCCAAAACGCAACGCTGTAGAACTGGTAATCAACTGCATCAGAAAGCATGCCGGTGAAAGTGGAATCATATACTGTACGTCACGAAAACAGGTAGACGAACTTGCTGCTACGCTTGATAAAAAAGGTTATTCGGTTCTCCCCTACCATGCAGGTCTGACAGATGATGTCCGCGCTAAAAATCAGGAACTGTTTATCAAAGATGAAGTTCAGATTATCGTAGCTACAATTGCCTTTGGAATGGGAATCAACAAGCCGAACGTACGTTATGTAATCAATTATGATTTACCAAAATCAATAGAAGAATACTATCAGGAAATTGGCCGCGCCGGTCGAGACGGACTTCCTTCAAGTGCGCTGCTGCTTTACAGTGCGCAGGATATTCACAAAATCCGCTGGTTCTTTAAGGAATCTGTTTCTCCAGAAAAGGATGAGTTTCTGCTTCAGGGGATGATTAAATATGCAACCGCGCGAGGCTGCAGGCGAAAAGCCCTTTTACAGTATTTTGGCGAAGTCTATGAGCCGGTCAAAGATTCTACCTGCTGCTGTGATATCTGTTCTGCAGGTGATATCCCTTTACAGGATGTGACAATTCCTGCCCAGAAACTTCTTTGCTGTATCATAAGAACAAATGAACGCTTCGGAGCCGGTTATGTTACAGATGTACTGCTTGGTTCAAACAATCAGAGAATTATTGATAACGGGCATGACAAAATCACAACCTGGGGAATCGGAACTGAATATAACAAATCTGAATGGCTTGAACTGACAGACCTTCTTATTGATGAAGGCTATATAATGAAAACCGGTGAGTACAATGTTCTTGAAGTAACGCCACTCGGTAAAAAATTTATTGCCGCACGAACAGAACTTAAGCTCCCTATGAAACCGGAAGCAATGAGAGTTACAAAGAAAGCAGTTTCAAAAGTTGCCGCTGAAAAACCTGCAGCCAATGACACTCAGGCTGAGGCAATCATTAACAATCTTAAGGCCTGGCGCAAACGTAAGGCTGATGATTTGAATGTTCCTCCATACGTAATTTTCGGTGATAAAACACTTCTGGATCTTGCTGCAAAGAAACCAAAAAACCGACAGGACCTTTTGAATATTTACGGAATTGGCCGCATGAAAGCAGAAGAGTTTGGCCGTTCAATACTGCAGATTATTGAGGAAAGCTGA